The following proteins come from a genomic window of Oncorhynchus mykiss isolate Arlee chromosome 19, USDA_OmykA_1.1, whole genome shotgun sequence:
- the LOC110498597 gene encoding uncharacterized protein LOC110498597 isoform X5: MACTRQSALEYIQNGRRLLVERLQNLSLIVENLFQRKVLQEEEVSKIQAEVDRFDQTRKILDWVTAKGEAACYELLMILDITRKRTLDNADLQQWISCFPFKEDPEMSDYLVGSKPCHRYQSQLKCKARKITEAAWRQSCSLLPERYRNEVTFSYTPLVLDTDVPSSLSKIETKSKRCKKARPKKLKSFIPVAKQETSPTDLLKTPKRRILLVGKPGIGKTAVAHQMLNLWAQKDHRELDYMFYFDVRDISPSTHPMRLEDLLFNMYSEPEESREEVLQDIKKNSENVVIIFDGITDLSSHSVIKKLVDKDLLLDAKIVITCRPEVPSGDFLTDWLSFRVEVKGFSNESIRAYLTKMLSAEPNPTPNHDSLSIVLNNLELFSLCHVPMYALMVVACMYYSTQEASKQPWPTTKMYINILRYCILKHSGKQMNDLDKCLAENREKILSLAEMAFDATQQKTMNLTELSYEVSSVQFSFLRALIIMVEPTVSDTYFAFLHYTMQEFFGALWLLQNPDKIRDVLQKCQTEEWKHTKHMVPFMCGLLNERNIRLVNGLVPAQQIKKTSDWFFKEVVNTFLPLQTNQDHAEGGAPEFERDLLFLCQCLYESQSTEACLLLLDKLDYTLDLDEEHLDPHQCCAVSYMISQSAERKVDLDLNSCTVSDQGLRLILGSLKNVRYLRSDPSMLCQLWTTLLRSEADIDFTSLLGLCGNELHLPFQGERRVFVRAEEVMKQSLERVNLCLHWDRRTLLSEALSKTILKCLTHINKLHFTPLQDQRESPEKLEKEEKAVLLDLCLQAGLCHRETFQGAVNTLLSLFSVYQTERYDILLDLYSHVKYNRKQAGRSILPSLRPLYQPAPAVWSIDLSERKVSLLLEVLKLQPEKKSVELKGWSDEEREVRSFLQCLPYISHLRFAPPQDQIGSPEEWRKREKTFLLNLCLQAALHERETIQTTVEKVLSLSEVYHDQKWELLLHLYSHVKDYETQTGRSVLPALQTVYQSAPAVWCIDLSERKASLLLEVLKLQPEKKSVELWDWSDEESEVRSFLQCLPYISQLSFYPWWSDPSKLIKFLVGLLSQAAEWEEQSGEKTLKLVSSVCTYRTFPFCDGDDEDEWFQCDLLLDLYSHVEDYETKTGRSVLPSLRPLYQSAPAVWSIDLSERKASLLLEVLKLQPEKKPVQLKGWSDEESEVRSFLQCLPYISQLSFCPWWSDISKLIKFLVGLLSQAVEWEEQSGEKTLKLVSSVCTYRTFPFCDGDDEDEWFQCDLLLDLYSHVEDYETKTGRSVLPSLRPLYQSAPAVWSIDLSERKASLLLEVLKLQPEKKPVQLKGWSDEESEVRSFLQCLPYISQLSCDSDRFFQRVCESIPVRSREDAQLLASLLQALGSTLSLGGQLPRKTCRSVVRVLGLCASRVDLTLTPSKMSLKGASLLFTHVSQLHKLRLNVGMAVRLARLARRTGRGGSPLTVTELSLVLKSSQPPERVLSRALSSVASLLRLWTVQCLDLTDFCIQGHSLITLLCHQGPLTLRLHSDTLQQLAVVVYEAQDKDLTRWFLEKVGGDLTSCRLDWEVLLSLLQHSTHNITVDLRKNRLLEKNISDLFPFLGRVIFKRLSSSFVKSTIRQIYDSRASDCVSSLLRSSDHWINLNSRELDRVDCTALCFTLQHSHQVKVNLLWTSIPPGEIESILPLLDRVSQLSVDRMLLLSFLHSCAASQILQGALSPPSAITTAAAELLRALQHRLDFSCSSSVDLSAHDQGEALCLTTDHCRAINSVLKQSQHSTQLVQNPTQNQSRNQPQVQLILKDCEVEHGALRELLPILHIVKLSPSKALLLQLVDHVCEGIEEGVLRYAESLCRALDGELDLSETRLNQKACGSLALVLEHSEGLSELDLSHCQLTDRHLQPLLTHLHKVEVLDLSHNDITDALTDRILQLVSTNTSIRTVRLFSNTIKDRSPFLTDKRFDIW; encoded by the exons ATGGCTTGTACAAGGCAATCCGCTTTAGAGTACATTCAAAATGGAAGGAGACTCCTTGTTGAAAGGCTCCAGAATCTGTCCCTCATTGTGGAAAACCTGTTCCAGCGCAAGGTTCTTCAGGAGGAGGAAGTCAGTAAAATTCAGGCAGAAGTTGACCGTTTTGACCAAACCAGAAAAATACTGGACTGGGTCACGGCCAAAGGAGAAGCTGCATGCTACGAGTTACTGATGATTCTAGACATCACAAGGAAGAGGACCTTAGACAACGCTGACTTACAGCAATGGATCAGCTGCTTCCCCTtcaaggaagacccagagatgtCAGACTACCTTGTTG GTTCAAAACCCTGTCACAGATATCAGTCACAGCTGAAATGTAAAGCTCGAAAGATCACAGAGGCTGCATGGAGACAAAGCTGTAGTCTCCTACCAGAGAGGTATAGAAATGAGGTGACTTTCTCTTACACTCCTCTTGTGTTAGATACAGACGTGccttcatctctctctaaaaTCGAAACAAAGAGCAAAAGATGCAAGAAAGCTCGCCCTAAAAAGCTAAAGAGCTTCATCCCCGTGGCCAAACAGGAAACGTCCCCGACTGACCTGCTTAAAACACCCAAGAGAAGGATCCTCTTAGTTGGAAAACCTGGAATTGGAAAGACAGCAGTCGCCCATCAAATGTTGAACCTCTGGGCACAGAAAGATCACAGAGAACTAGATTACATGTTTTACTTTGATGTGAGAGACATTTCACCCAGCACACATCCCATGAGACTGGAGGACCTTCTCTTTAACATGTACAGTGAGCCAGAAGAAAGTAGAGAAGAAGTGTTACAGGATATTAAGAAGAACTCTGAAAACGTTGTCATCATTTTTGATGGAATCACAGACCTCTCCTCTCATTCGGTGATAAAGAAACTTGTGGACAAGGACCTCCTCCTTGATGCAAAGATTGTGATCACATGCAGACCAGAGGTTCCATCAGGAGACTTCCTGAcagactggctctcgttcagagTGGAGGTGAAAGGGTTCAGTAATGAGTCCATCCGGGCTTACTTAACAAAGATGTTGAGTGCTGAGCCTAACCCTACGCCAAACCATGATTCCTTGAGCATTGTGTTAAACAACCTAGAGTTGTTCAGTCTGTGCCATGTCCCGATGTATGCATTGATGGTGGTTGCCTGCATGTATTATTCCACCCAAGAGGCTTCTAAGCAGCCATGGCCTACAACTAAGATGTACATCAACATCCTCCGTTACTGCATCCTAAAACACAGTGGCAAACAGATGAATGATCTCGACAAGTGTCTCGCAGAAAACAGAGAAAAAATATTGTCTTTAGCAGAAATGGCTTTCGATGCAACACAGCAAAAAACGATGAACTTGACAGAACTGAGCTACGAAGTAAGCAGTGTCCAGTTTTCTTTCTTGAGGGCTCTTATAATTATGGTTGAGCCCACAGTATCAGACACTTACTTTGCATTTCTCCATTACACAATGCAGGAGTTCTTTGGTGCCCTTTGGCTCTTACAGAATCCAGACAAAATCAGAGATGTTCTACAGAAGTGCCAGACTGAAGAATggaaacacacaaaacacatggTTCCTTTCATGTGTGGGCTTCTGAATGAGAGGAATATTCGATTGGTAAATGGTCTAGTTCCAGCTCAACAGATCAAGAAGACATCAGATTGGTTCTTCAAGGAAGTGGTAAACACATTTCTTCCACTTCAAACAAACCAAGATCATGCAGAAGGTGGTGCTCCTGAGTTTGAGAGAGATCTTCTGTTTTTATGTCAGTGCTTGTATGAATCTCAGTCTACTGAGGCCTGTTTGCTTCTTCTGGACAAACTGGACTACACTCTAGACCTGGATGAAGAACATCTTGATCCTCACCAGTGCTGTGCAGTCTCCTATATGATCAGTCAGTCTGCAGAGAGAAAGGTTGACTTGGACCTGAACAGCTGCACTGTGTCAGACCAAGGACTAAGGCTGATACTGGGCTCTCTGAAGAACGTCCGATATCTCAG ATCTGACCCATCAATGCTGTGTCAACTCTGGACAACTTTGCTGCGCAGTGAGGCAGACATTGACTTCACTAGCTTACTTGGGCTCTGTGGAAATGAGTTGCACCTTCCATTCCAGGGTGAAAGACGAGTTTTTGTGAGAGCAGAAGAAGTGATGAAGCAGAGCCTAGAGAGGGTTAACCTCTGTCTACACTGGGATCGGAGAACTCTTCTCAGTGAGGCTCTCAGCAAGACCATTTTAAAGTGTTTAACACATATCAACAAACTCCA TTTTACCCCACTACAAGATCAGAGAGAATCCCCTGAAAAActagagaaagaagagaaagcagtCCTACTAGATTTGTGTCTACAAGCAGGATTATGTCACAGAGAAACGTTCCAGGGTGCTGTGAACACACTGCTGTCACTGTTCTCTGTGTATCAAACTGAAAGATATGACATCTTGCTGGATCTGTACTCACATGTGAAGTACAATAGGAAACAAGCAGGCAGAAGTATCCTTCCATCATTGAGACCACTTTACCAGCCAGCTCCTGCagtctggtccatagacctctcAGAGAGAAAGGTCTCCCTCCTCCTAGAAGTGCTGAAACTCCAACCAGAGAAGAAATCAGTAGAGCTGAAAGGCTGGTCAGATGAAGAGCGTGAAGTGAGGAGTTTCCTTCAGTGTCTGCCCTACATCTCACATCTGAG GTTTGCTCCACCACAGGATCAGATAGGATCCCCTgaagagtggagaaagagagagaagacattCCTACTGAATCTGTGTCTTCAAGCAGCCCTCCATGAGAGAGAAACCATACAAACAACTGTAGAGAAAGTGTTGTCACTGTCTGAAGTTTATCACGATCAGAAATGGGAGCTCCTGCTGCATCTGTACTCTCACGTGAAGGACTATGAGACTCAAACAGGCAGGAGTGTCCTTCCAGCATTACAGACAGTTTACCAGTCAGCTCCTGCAGTCTGGTGCATAGACCTCTCAGAGAGAAAGGCTTCCCTCCTCCTAGAAGTGCTGAAACTCCAACCAGAGAAGAAATCAGTAGAGCTGTGGGACTGGTCAGATGAAGAGAGTGAAGTGAGGAGTTTCCTTCAGTGTCTGCCCTACATCTCACAACTGAG TTTCTATCCATGGTGGTCTGATCCCTCAAAGCTGATCAAGTTCCTGGTGGGTCTCCTGTCTCAAGCAGCAGAGTGGGAGGAGCAGTCAGGAGAGAAGACACTGAAGCTGGTATCATCAGTGTGTACTTACAGAACCTTCCCTTTCTGTGACGGGGATGATGAGGATGAGTGGTTTCAATGTGATCTCCTGCTGGATCTGTACTCACATGTGGAGGACTATGAGACTAAAACAGGCAGGAGTGTCCTTCCATCATTGAGACCACTTTATCAGTCAGCTCCTGCagtctggtccatagacctctcAGAGAGAAAGGCCTCCCTCCTCCTAGAAGTGCTGAAACTCCAACCAGAGAAGAAACCAGTACAGCTGAAAGGCTGGTCAGATGAAGAGAGTGAAGTGAGGAGTTTCCTTCAGTGTCTGCCTTACATCTCACAGCTGAG TTTCTGTCCATGGTGGTCTGATATCTCAAAGCTGATCAAGTTCCTGGTGGGTCTCCTGTCTCAAGCAGTAGAGTGGGAGGAGCAGTCAGGAGAGAAGACACTGAAGCTGGTATCATCAGTGTGTACTTACAGAACCTTCCCTTTCTGTGACGGGGATGATGAGGATGAGTGGTTTCAATGTGATCTCCTGCTGGATCTGTACTCACATGTGGAGGACTATGAGACTAAAACAGGCAGGAGTGTCCTTCCATCATTGAGACCACTTTATCAGTCAGCTCCTGCagtctggtccatagacctctcAGAGAGAAAGGCCTCCCTCCTCCTAGAAGTGCTGAAACTCCAACCAGAGAAGAAACCAGTACAGCTGAAAGGCTGGTCAGATGAAGAGAGTGAAGTGAGGAGTTTCCTTCAGTGTCTGCCTTACATCTCACAGCTGAG CTGTGATTCTGACAGGTTCTTCCAGCGTGTGTGTGAATCCATCCCTGTGAGGTCCAGAGAGGATGCCCAGCTGTTGGCCTCTCTCCTCCAGGCCTTGGGCTCCACCCTGTCACTGGGAGGACAGTTACCCAGGAAAACCTGCAGGTCTGTGGTGAGAGTGCTTGGCCTCTGTGCCTCCAGAGTGGACCTCACTCTCACCCCCAGCAAGATGTCTCTGAAAGGAGCCTCACTTCTCTTCACACATGTATCACAGCTACACAAGCTCAG gCTGAATGTGGGCATGGCAGTGAGACTGGCCAGACTGGctaggaggacagggagagggggttCTCCACTGACTGTCACAGAGCTCTCCCTGGTCCTAAAGAGCAGCCAGCCACCAGAGAGAGTGTTATCCAGGGCTCTGAGTAGTGTGGCGTCCCTGCTGAGACTCTGGACGGTGCAGTGTCTGGACCTGACTGACTTCTGCATCCAGGGTCACTCTCTCATCACACTACTTTGTCACCAAGGCCCTCTCACTCTCAG ACTGCACTCAGACACCCTGCAGCAGCTGGCTGTAGTTGTGTATGAAGCTCAGGACAAGGACTTGACTCGGTGGTTCCTGGAGAAGGTTGGTGGAGACCTGACCTCCTGTAGGCTGGACTGGGAGGtgcttctctctctgctgcagcatTCAACCCACAACATCACAGTGGACCTCAGGAAGAACAGGCTTCTAGAGAAGAACATCTCAGATCTTTTCCCCTTTCTGGGAAGGGTTATATTCAAGAG GCTCAGTTCCAGCTTTGTGAAGTCCACCATCAGACAGATCTATGACAGTAGAGCCAGTGACTGTGTGTCCAGTTTGTTGAGGTCTTCAGACCATTGGATCAACCTGAACAGCAGAGAGCTGGACAGAGTGGACTGTACTGCGCTGTGTTTCACCCTGCAGCACAGCCACCAAGTCAAAGTCAACCTGCTGTGGACCTCCATACCACCGGGGGAGATAGAGAGCATCCTGCCTCTtctggacagagtctcccaactCAG tgTTGACAGGATGCTGTTGCTGAGTTTCCTCCACTCCTGCGCTGCCTCTCAGATCCTGCAGGGGGCACTATCACCACCTTCAGCaataacaacagcagcagcagagctgCTCAGGGCTCTGCAGCACAGGTTGgacttctcctgctcctcctctgtgGACCTGTCGGCTCACGACCAGGGGGAGGCGCTGTgtctgaccactgaccactgtaGGGCCATAAACTCTGTTCTGAAGCAGAGCCAGCACAGCACACAGCTGGTTCAGAACCCGACCCAGAACCAGTCCCGAAACCAGCCCCAGGTGCAGCTCATCCTTAAAGACTGTGAGGTGGAGCACGGAGCACTGAGAGAGCTGCTTCCCATCCTGCATATTGTCAAGCTGAG CCCCAGCAAAGCTCTGCTACTTCAGCTGGTGGACCATGTGTGTGAGGGGATTGAAGAGGGAGTGCTGAGATACGCAGAGTCCCTGTGCAGAGCCCTGGATGGGGAGCTGGACCTCAGTGAGACCAGGCTGAACCAAAAGGCCTGTGGATCTCTGGCCCTGGTTCTGGAACACTCAGAGGGGCTGTCAGAACTGGACCTCAGCCACTGCCAACTCACAGACCGCCATCTACAGCCCCTGCTCACACACCTGCACAAAGTTGAAGTCCTTGA CCTGAGTCACAATGACATCACTGATGCTCTGACCGACAGAATTCTCCAACTGGTCTCCACCAACACTTCAATCCGCACCGtacg GCTCTTCAGCAACACAATCAAGGACAGAAGTCCGTTCCTGACAGACAAGAGGTTTGACATCTGGTGA